One genomic segment of Choristoneura fumiferana chromosome Z, NRCan_CFum_1, whole genome shotgun sequence includes these proteins:
- the LOC141437887 gene encoding KIF-binding protein-like gives MEILHRINQTFESVRTTIKSKNSTERVPSLKKDIHALGSDLVLLGKTNHDQFVRSLAMEGYLALLSAKTLPISLLEKRNILHGVFEKLKPYALRDECLFIYLRIQNLLCYYLIQLEQITLAREILEATEELYDKISKSQADQYLDAEDLFTTEPLTTVRRVSPEKIDKVITNNVQMQAFLYNKLNIPDKYSLYNHTALRRQLELKEGTPQDWALRTARLGNYFTYLHQLGNARHHLCAAYHVLRTCHDNCKLMPEEFVLQKADFEIHFLELGHHWVKYGLTLFKLSKKKILNRYFSEEASKADLWKTVDLAQQEDNAEKFEEENLKDMGAEKSKGDACAEKLFLFPSLDLQEMEARVPQDKVGSIDEARKLFAFTHKWLMRTKHYYDFEHHPAQYISCSLQLAELYEHLSFFERNIDNQYSIQKRRADVLETLNSLLKTCDNVMSVQIDVIRELSQVQLELMALNLQKLWREESQTNIFNLDADADSIINSLGSESNKTLTGRTLNASSKNVFLRKMEAATSINGKLGRLSGQMGVKSPSQLSFSSGILKH, from the coding sequence atggaaatctTACACAGGATAAACCAGACGTTCGAGAGCGTGAGAACCACAATCAAATCAAAAAACTCAACGGAAAGAGTGCCGTCGTTGAAGAAGGACATCCACGCGTTGGGGAGCGACCTGGTGCTTCTCGGAAAGACCAACCATGACCAGTTCGTTCGCTCCCTCGCCATGGAGGGCTACCTTGCACTTCTCTCCGCAAAAACCTTGCCAATCTCCCTACTAGAGAAAAGAAATATTCTACACGGAGTCTTCGAGAAACTAAAACCCTACGCACTCAGAGACGAGTGTCTATTCATCTACCTCCGTATCCAGAACCTCCTCTGCTACTATCTAATCCAACTGGAACAGATTACACTCGCGCGCGAAATCCTCGAAGCCACAGAAGAGCTCTACGACAAAATTAGCAAATCACAGGCCGACCAGTACTTGGACGCAGAGGATTTGTTCACGACGGAACCTTTGACGACCGTCCGGCGCGTCAGTCCCGAGAAAATCGACAAAGTCATCACCAATAACGTTCAGATGCAGGCTTTTTTGTACAACAAATTAAACATCCCAGATAAGTACAGTCTTTATAATCACACGGCGTTGAGGCGACAGCTGGAGCTGAAAGAGGGTACTCCTCAGGACTGGGCACTCCGCACGGCCCGCCTCGGAAACTACTTTACCTATCTACACCAACTCGGCAACGCGCGGCACCACCTCTGCGCGGCTTATCACGTGCTCCGCACCTGCCACGACAACTGCAAACTGATGCCCGAAGAATTCGTGTTGCAGAAAGCGGACTTCGAGATCCACTTCCTAGAGCTCGGCCACCACTGGGTCAAATACGGGCTCACTCTATTCAAACTCTCCAAAAAGAAGATTTTGAACAGGTATTTCTCCGAAGAGGCTTCCAAAGCGGACTTGTGGAAAACCGTCGATTTGGCACAACAAGAGGACAACGCTGAGAAGTTCGAGGAAGAGAACTTAAAGGACATGGGCGCGGAGAAATCCAAAGGGGATGCTTGCGCCGAGAAACTGTTCCTGTTCCCCTCGCTGGATCTGCAAGAGATGGAAGCGCGTGTGCCTCAGGACAAGGTTGGCAGCATCGACGAAGCGCGGAAGCTGTTTGCTTTCACCCACAAGTGGCTGATGCGGACGAAGCACTACTACGACTTCGAGCACCACCCGGCGCAGTACATCTCGTGCTCGCTGCAGCTGGCGGAGCTCTACGAGCACTTGTCTTTCTTCGAGCGCAACATCGACAATCAGTACAGCATCCAGAAGCGCAGAGCAGACGTTCTGGAAACCCTGAACTCTCTGCTTAAAACGTGCGACAACGTGATGTCGGTACAGATCGATGTTATAAGAGAGCTGTCGCAGGTGCAACTGGAGCTTATGGCTTTGAATCTGCAGAAGTTGTGGCGGGAGGAGTCGCAGACCAACATCTTTAATTTGGACGCGGATGCGGACTCCATCATAAACTCTTTGGGGTCTGAGTCGAACAAGACGCTGACTGGACGGACGTTGAACGCTTCGTCTAAGAATGTGTTTCTGAGGAAGATGGAGGCAGCGACGTCAATCAACGGGAAGTTGGGCAGGCTGAGCGGGCAGATGGGTGTGAAGAGCCCTTCCCAGCTTAGCTTCAGCTCGGGTATATTGAAGCACTAG